A window from Aliamphritea hakodatensis encodes these proteins:
- a CDS encoding YaeQ family protein gives MALKPTIYKVNLQLSDMNRHCYESVSLTVAQHPSETLTRMMVRIMVYGLNYHRDLSFTKGLSATDEPELWQVSPSGEVEHWIELGQASPERLRKGVSRAQQISLYAYGSETEIWWQKHQQAITQLPKVSVWQLPAEQLAPLEDMAQRNMDLSLMITDDTLMLSSAEHTCEVTLQQLS, from the coding sequence ATGGCCCTGAAACCGACAATTTATAAAGTTAACCTGCAGCTTAGCGATATGAACCGGCACTGTTATGAGAGTGTATCGCTTACCGTGGCGCAGCATCCGTCAGAAACCCTGACCCGGATGATGGTGCGGATTATGGTGTATGGTCTGAATTATCACCGGGATCTCAGCTTTACTAAGGGGCTTTCAGCGACGGATGAACCGGAACTGTGGCAGGTATCGCCTTCCGGGGAGGTCGAACACTGGATTGAGCTGGGGCAGGCCAGCCCTGAGCGGTTGCGTAAAGGGGTCAGCCGGGCGCAGCAAATCAGCCTGTATGCGTATGGCAGCGAAACTGAGATCTGGTGGCAGAAGCATCAGCAGGCCATCACCCAGTTGCCTAAGGTCAGTGTCTGGCAGTTGCCGGCTGAGCAGTTGGCACCGCTGGAAGATATGGCGCAGCGGAATATGGACCTGTCACTGATGATTACCGACGATACGCTGATGCTCAGCAGTGCTGAACATACCTGTGAAGTGACTCTCCAGCAGTTGAGCTGA